A stretch of the Oncorhynchus clarkii lewisi isolate Uvic-CL-2024 chromosome 9, UVic_Ocla_1.0, whole genome shotgun sequence genome encodes the following:
- the LOC139417159 gene encoding N-alpha-acetyltransferase 38, NatC auxiliary subunit-like produces MATMIEENGPSTHGRGELSSYSSRARQKLESLLNKNMRIRMTDGRTLVGLFLCTDRDCNVILGSAQEFLKSSDSFSQGEPRVLGLAMIPGHHVVSIEVESDSLVGTQGFGSSH; encoded by the exons ATGGCAACAATGATTGAAGAAAATGGTCCATCAACTCAT GGGCGGGGCGAACTGTCATCTTACTCCTCCAGAGCACGGCAGAAGCTAGAGAGCCTGCTGAACAAAAACATGAGAATCAGAATGACAGACGGACGAACACTGGTGGGACTGTTCCTGTGCACAGACAGAGACTGCAACGTCATCCTGGGGTCCGCTCAGGAGTTCCTCAAATCCTCAG ACTCCTTCTCCCAGGGTGAGCCCAGAGTGCTGGGGTTAGCCATGATTCCCGGCCACCACGTGGTCTCTATCGAGGTGGAATCAGACAGCCTGGTCGGCACACAGGGGTTCGGGTCCAGCCACTGA
- the LOC139416078 gene encoding dnaJ homolog subfamily C member 3-like, translating into MESGRRKGLNGVLSSLSLLCVILDIQLDGVLGATHVEIEQHLEMGRKLLAAGQLAEALSHYHYAVEGDSKNYLTYYKRAAVFLAMGKSKSALPDLTRAIQLKPDFLAARLQRGNILLKQGNTQDAREDFETVLHRSPDQEEARDQLMRANKLEELQEEAHAAHHRGDYSTTITVLDRVVELSPWDPESRELRADCYIRLGDPRKAIHDLTPTTQLRNDNRAAFLKLSILHYSLGEHQESLGHVRECLKLDQDDKDCLSHYKQVKKLSKQLDSAEEHIEEARYQEAIVKYESVMRREPNVPYYTNKANERICFCLVKNKMTAKAIDICSEAHQRDPRNINILRDRAEAFILNQDYEKAVEDYQEAREFDTENNEIREGLERAQKLLKLSRKRDYYKILGVNRSANKQEIIKAYRKLAQQWHPDNFREEAKKEEAEKRFIDIASAKEVLTDPEKRQKFDSGEDPLDPESQQGGQGRPFHFNPFESGGNYHFKFNH; encoded by the exons ATGGAGTCGGGTCGACGGAAAGGTCTCAACGGGGTCCTGTCTTCCTTGTCTCTGCTCTGTGTCATTCTGGACATCCAGTTGGACG GTGTCTTGGGGGCAACTCATGTGGAGATTGAGCAGCACTTGGAGATGGGCCGTAAGCTGTTGGCCGCTGGTCAACTGGCGGAGGCTTTGTCCCACTATCACTATGCAGTGG AGGGAGACTCTAAGAACTACCTCACCTACTACAAGCGGGCAGCTGTGTTTCTGGCCATGGGGAAGTCCAAATCAGCCCTTCCAGATCTGACCAGAGCCATCCAGCTCAAACCAGACTTCCTGGCT GCCAGACTGCAGAGAGGGAATATCCTCCTGAAGCAGGGCAACACCCAGGATGCTCGGGAGGACTTTGAGACTGTG ctGCATCGCTCCCCTGACCAGGAGGAGGCACGGGACCAGTTGATGAGGGCCAACAAGCTGGAGGAGCTGCAGGAGGAGGCCCACGCGGCCCACCACAGAGGAGACTACAGCACCACCATCACTGTGCTGGACCGCGTCGTAGAG ctCTCCCCCTGGGACCCTGAGTCACGGGAGCTCCGAGCTGATTGCTACATCCGCCTGGGAGATCCCAGGAAGGCCATCCACGACCTGACTCCCACCACCCAGCTGAGGAATGACAACCGAGCTGCCTTCCTCAAGCTCAGCATCCTGCATTATAGCCTGGGAGAGCACCAGGAGTCACTAGG TCACGTCCGAGAGTGTCTGAAGCTGGACCAGGATGACAAGGACTGTTTATCCCACTACAAACAGGTGAAGAAGCTCAGCAAGCAGCTGGACTCTGCCGAGGAGCACATCGAGGAAGCGAG GTATCAGGAGGCCATAGTCAAGTATGAGTCAGTGATGAGAAGAGAGCCTAATGTCCCATACTACACCAACAAGGCCAATGAAAGGATCTGCTTCTGCCTGGTCAAG AACAAGATGACTGCTAAGGCAATAGACATCTGTTCTGAAGCCCACCAGAGAGACCCACGTAACATCAACATCCTCCGAGACAGAGCTGAGGCTTTCATCCTCAACCAGGACTACGAGAAAG CGGTGGAAGACTACCAGGAAGCGAGGGAGTTTGACACGGAGAACAATGAGATCAGGGAAGGTCTGGAGCGAGCCCAAAAACTGCTCAAGCTCTCCCGGAAGAGAGACTATTACAAGATCTTGGGTGTCAATAG GAGTGCCAACAAACAGGAAATCATCAAGGCGTACAGGAAGCTGGCCCAACAGTGGCATCCTGACAACTTCAGAGAGGAGGCAAAGAAGGAGGAGGCGGAGAAAAGGTTCATCGACATCGCCTCTGCTAAAGAGGTGCTCACCGACCCag AAAAGCGTCAGAAATTTGACTCGGGCGAGGACCCCCTGGACCCAGAGAGCCAGCAGGGTGGCCAAGGACGGCCCTTCCACTTCAACCCCTTCGAGTCCGGCGGCAACTACCACTTCAAGTTCAACCACTAG
- the LOC139417158 gene encoding cytochrome b5 domain-containing protein 1 has product MRPTKYFTPTEVSLHNTLGDLWVSYLGKVYDLTPLVNEFKGDVLLKPIIECAGKDISHWFDPKTKDILTHIDPLSGCVKYYTPRGRFVHVPPPCPRTDWTNDFGRPWWRDTQYEVGLLSVKTRWIRIINTLTSQEQGLEVCSEETLNEILQRYLRYNSHAASYTWKHDCVNLDMSKTLEENGIPDEDEDFYNTRMDRDLFSQSICLYFNDDLTEL; this is encoded by the exons ATGCGGCCAACAAAGTATTTCACCCCAACAGAGGTGTCCCTTCATAACACCCTTGGCGACCTGTGGGTGTCATACCTGGGCAAGGTGTACGACTTGACACCATTGGTGAATGAATTTAAAG GGGATGTACTTCTGAAGCCTATCATTGAGTGTGCAGGAAAGGACATCAGTCACTGGTTTGACCCAAAGACAAAAGAT ATTCTGACCCACATTGACCCACTATCTGGGTGTGTGAAATACTACACCCCTAGGGGGCGCTTTGTGCACGTGCCCCCTCCCTGCCCTCGCACTGACTGGACCAATGACTTTGGGCGACCCTGGTGGAGAGATACACAATATGAGGTGGGACTACTTTCTGTCAAGACCAGGTGGATCCGCATCATCAACACCCTCACATCCCAGGAGCAGGGTCTGGAG gTGTGTTCCGAGGAGACCTTGAATGAGATTCTCCAGCGGTACCTCCGCTACAACTCTCACGCCGCCAGCTACACTTGGAAGCACGACTGTGTCAACCTGGACATGAGTAAAACGCTGGAGGAGAACGGCATCCCCGACGAGGACGAGGACTTCTACAACACACGCATGGACCGCGACCTCTTCTCCCAGTCCATCTGCCTATACTTCAACGACGACCTCACTGAACTTTGA